The stretch of DNA AGGCGGCTCAGGCCGCCGGCCGGGAGCTCCGGCTGGTGGAGCGCCGGGGCGCCGCCCGGGACCACCCGGCCCTCCTCTCCCTCCCCGAGAGCCTGTATCTCAAGTGTTTCATTCTCCAGGCCCTGGCCTGAGACGCTGACCGGACCAAGGGTCACCGGAGCAGTCGCCTTAAGGAGAGGTTCTTCTAAAACAAGAAAACCCTCTCCAGCCTGAAGGGTTCATGGGGAGGCTATCCAGGCACCGTACCCGGGGCGCAATTTTCCCGCCAGACCGAAATGGTGTGGCGTGCGAGGATCATAAGAAAATCTTTTTCGTCGAAACGGGGAGTGGCGGGGTATAGAGACCCCGGAATACCGCATCTCCCCTGCCCTGCCGCACCCCGGCAAACAGTACTAGTAACTGACCGGATATATTAATAATTCAATAGAGGAAGATAAATCCTTTGAAGAGGTTAAGGATGGATGCACCTTCTGGGCCCTCGTTTCCCAAGCGTGGGTTATGAGGAGGACCTGCCCTGACCGGTGGGATGGTGAATCATAAATCCTTGACAGGGCAGAAGGTTTGTTTACAATTAAGTGTTTTTAATCCCGGGTGAGCGTGGAGCGATGAAGACCTCCCCCTGGCTGGTGACCATCAGCCGCATTCCTCCGGAGGGGCTGGAGCTGAGCCTGAGCCTCGATGAGGAGTGGTTTGCCCGGTGGCTGGCCCAGGACCCGGGCTTGGAGATTGCCGGGCCCGCCCGGGCCGAGGCCCGGGTGAGCCTGACTCGGCATGGCCGGGATCTGCTCTTGCGGGGGCGGGTGGCCGGCACCCTGACCCTGGCCTGCAGCCGCTGCCTCACTCCTTTTGAGACGCCGCTCACTGCCGCCTTCGAGCTCCTCCTCACCCCCGGGCCGGAACCGGTCAGGGGCGGCGAAGAGCCGCTCACCCAAGAGGAGCTGGATCTGGACTTTTTCACCGGCGA from Desulfobaccales bacterium encodes:
- a CDS encoding DUF177 domain-containing protein; translation: MKTSPWLVTISRIPPEGLELSLSLDEEWFARWLAQDPGLEIAGPARAEARVSLTRHGRDLLLRGRVAGTLTLACSRCLTPFETPLTAAFELLLTPGPEPVRGGEEPLTQEELDLDFFTGDTLDLEPYLKEQVVLMLPVKPLCSDSCRGLCPRCGADLNLGPCACQGGPSGRPGTS